From a single Vibrio tubiashii genomic region:
- the bioA gene encoding adenosylmethionine--8-amino-7-oxononanoate transaminase, translated as MDLAFDRRHIWHPYTSTLTPLTCYPVTSAKGVHLQLEDGKQLVDGMSSWWSAIHGYNHPHLNAAAHTQIDKVSHVMFGGITHDPAINLCKKLLSFAPSNLQHVFLADSGSVAVEVSLKMALQYWHAKGESRPKFLTLRDGYHGDTFAAMSVTDPDNSMHSLYKGFLPKHIFAASPKTGFWQDWDQSDLDDFRSKISQHHKEIAAVILEPIVQGAGGMRIYHPEFLKGVRELCDQYGVLLILDEIATGFGRTGKMFACEHAEIQPDILCVGKALTSGYMTLSAALASSEVANTVCGGEAGCFMHGPTFMGNPLACAVATASMELLEKNEWQNQTAQIEQLFAELLPKLKKYQLVKDVRWLGAIGVVETTVPVNMEKIQALLVEQGVWIRPFGKLIYMMPPYIIDPEHIEKLVSAIEAALNSPECFS; from the coding sequence ATGGATCTCGCTTTCGACCGCCGTCATATATGGCATCCTTATACTTCAACGTTAACACCTCTGACCTGCTACCCTGTGACATCAGCAAAAGGGGTTCACTTACAACTCGAAGATGGAAAACAGCTCGTAGACGGTATGTCTTCTTGGTGGTCGGCAATACATGGCTATAATCATCCTCATCTCAATGCAGCGGCTCATACTCAGATTGATAAAGTGTCTCACGTTATGTTTGGCGGGATCACGCATGACCCTGCCATCAATTTGTGCAAAAAATTACTCTCATTTGCGCCAAGCAATTTGCAGCATGTGTTTCTCGCAGATTCAGGGTCAGTAGCGGTTGAAGTCAGCTTAAAAATGGCACTGCAATATTGGCATGCGAAGGGTGAGTCTCGACCTAAATTCTTAACCCTGCGTGACGGTTATCATGGCGATACATTTGCCGCAATGTCAGTCACCGATCCAGATAATTCCATGCACTCTCTGTACAAGGGCTTCCTACCTAAGCACATTTTCGCTGCTTCGCCAAAAACAGGCTTTTGGCAAGATTGGGATCAAAGTGATCTTGATGACTTTAGGTCTAAGATTTCTCAGCATCATAAAGAGATTGCCGCTGTGATCTTAGAGCCGATTGTTCAGGGTGCCGGGGGAATGCGAATTTATCACCCAGAGTTCCTGAAAGGTGTACGAGAGCTGTGCGATCAATATGGCGTTTTGTTGATTCTCGATGAAATCGCAACGGGATTTGGACGCACAGGCAAAATGTTTGCTTGCGAGCATGCAGAAATTCAGCCTGACATTTTATGTGTAGGCAAAGCATTAACCAGTGGTTATATGACACTGTCAGCAGCGCTAGCCTCTAGTGAAGTCGCTAATACCGTTTGCGGAGGTGAAGCGGGCTGCTTTATGCATGGCCCAACTTTTATGGGTAACCCACTAGCCTGCGCCGTCGCCACTGCGAGTATGGAACTGCTAGAGAAAAATGAATGGCAAAACCAAACCGCTCAGATTGAACAGCTGTTTGCAGAATTGCTGCCTAAACTAAAAAAATATCAATTGGTTAAAGATGTTCGCTGGTTAGGTGCCATCGGCGTCGTTGAGACAACAGTTCCAGTTAATATGGAGAAGATTCAAGCGCTACTTGTTGAGCAAGGTGTGTGGATACGTCCATTTGGCAAGCTTATCTATATGATGCCACCTTATATCATTGATCCAGAACATATCGAGAAGTTGGTCTCTGCCATAGAAGCTGCACTCAATAGCCCAGAGTGTTTTAGTTAG